In the Oncorhynchus keta strain PuntledgeMale-10-30-2019 chromosome 32, Oket_V2, whole genome shotgun sequence genome, CTGGTGAGATCCCAGGTGAGATAGCAAAGCAAACTGGTCAGTATAGAAAACCCACAAACAAATACCTCTAGCTAACACAAGTAACTGAAAGATTCTTACATCAAAAAGCATATTTGTGTTGGTCAGATGTAATTCGTATGTCCCACTCTATGCTGTTAAAAATTCATGTAACACTGTACTTAATATCTGAGAACAAGTGTTTGTGGCAGCACCTTTTTCTTTGGAACGTCCTCATCCAACAACTCTCCACCATCGCCGTCCCCAAACGTGACTTTTCTTTTTGACATTCTGTTGATGACAGAAGagaaaacaaatctaaatatacatGTTTGTAGTATACATgtctatatattactgtactataatgAATCAAATGGAAGCAATCGTCTTAGCTAACTACTGCGCTAACTAAGGTTAGTTAGCGAGCTAACCATTTACTGAAGCCTTTGAACAAGTATGTTATCAATATTTAAGCGAATACACTATTCCACGTGACGTTAACTTACGTGATACGATTATCTCCACAATAGTGTGACTACTACAGCTATAGCTAGGTAAATGTGTTTTGTTTTGCTAGCTGACTAACGTTACAGTACTAGCAGGTACCAAGAAAACAACGACACGTGCAGAGTTGGTAAGTAACGTTAAAGGGGCGTAAGTTAGCTAGCTTCACAACACCTTGCATGTATCTGAGAATGGATAAGGATAATTAACAATACCAAAAATACAACATGTATTTAAATGCAGATAGCTAAGGAAAACAAAAACTACCTCGCTAGCTATCGATACGAAAAGTCTGCAAGCGCCAATCAACTAAACAGGAAGTGATGTCGAACCTGATGCGTACAGTTCTGCGGCGTGTTCAAGAGGTGTCACGGTCACAAAAAGTTATCTGAACAATTCAACACGTTCAGCACCACAACGGGGTGTATTCGGAGTCTGTTCGTTTCGAAGTGTTTAAATGTTATGTAACGTATCCATGCAAGGCCATTTCATAGGTGTTTGGGGGGTATTTGCCCCTAGAGACCAATTTATTGAAGGCTAATGACACTCCTCCTTTTCTTATGAGctttgtgttgttaccatgttcaGGTAAGCATCATAGTATTTTTATCATCTTTGGGCTTCTATGATTTCAATGCCAGCACAAGTTTTCCCTTGGTCAGGGTCAAATAACTCTCATTGTTCTCTAGTCCTTTTTTGTTTTTATTGTTCATAAAAATGCTTAATTTCAATAGGTAAAAACTGCAATGATAAAGCTCTGTTTATGTGGCTCTGGCCCTCATTACCACTCATGTTAATGTAGTGGTGCTATAGGGTCCAACTAGGCCTTAATGAGAGGATTCATTCTTGGTTATGAATCGATCACCAGAGGAAGTAAGGAACATTTAATCAACTTCAAGAACACATTTAATACAATTTGATATAGTAAGACTTTTTTTCTAAAGCATCACTGAGGAAATTAACATTTTACACAGAACAGGGAAGTGAGGAAGAACACCCTCTCAATGTATACTATCTGGGTAGTAGGTGTGGACTTAAGCGTATAGGGGAGAGAGAATATTGTGAGTTAGGGTTTTGTTTCCAGGAAGTGGGTTGAGTTATTTATATTTCAACACTTGTCCTCTAGTACCCAGTGGAGGACCTGTGTTCGTAACCTGAAACTTTATATTTAAACATTGTCTTATTCTAGATGTGTTGCAGTGAACACAACTACTGTGGGAATTAGACTGAGAGGAACAAGTGAAGGTTTATGGCAGAAAATCAAAAAACATATACAATTGGATGGATAGAGAGTGACCCTGAGAGGTAAGCTTGGATGACACATTACTCCTCCGCTAGACTGGCAAGAGATAGAGGTggaaattgtgtgtagatttaagaTCATTGTCATAATGAATGGACTAGTTGAATACAGGATGATGGCAACTGGTTACTGGCTATGTTTCTTTACTGGTGAAAATGAAAGgaggtattatgacagacaaacaagGCTCAAAGGTTATGTGTTTGTACTACTGGTGCTGGATTGATATTATCAAGAATGCCTTTCATCCTCTAAAAGATCCTCTCTTTGTTGGAGAACATTGTAATGAAGATCCATGAGAAGATTTTAACCCATTACCTATCCTGCACCTCACCGATAGATAAAGAAGGATACCTCTACAAAAAGGTATTGTAAAACTTAACAGACACAAGCAAGAGACAAATTACATTATCAATATGCTGTGAGATTCTGTTATAACACAGTCTTCTCTTGGCCTTTTGCGTTTCCCTGTCTAATAATAATTATGTCTCAACTGatatttgatattgatatattaCTGACATAAATAGAACATTGAAGTGGAGGGCTTGTATAATGGCACTCATTTGGGTAAAATTATCTCTGTATTTATCTCTGTATCTATTCTGACTCTTTACAACTTCCCTTCATCAAAAATATTGTTACTTACTCCTCCCGTTCTCCATCTTTCACCCTTCACTCTTACAAATACCACATCAGAAAGAGAGGACCTCCTCCTACCAGAGGCGCTGGTTTGTCCTGAAAGCCAATCTCCTGTTCTACCAGGAGCGTCCGGCAGATCGAGACCTGCTGTGGGTTATTGTCCTAGAGGGCTCTGCTGTCCAGCGCTGTGAGTCTGAGGGAGGACTGTTTGCCTTCTCCATGGTGTTCAGAGGTTCAGGGCTGAAAACCTACAGGCTTGCTGCTGAGGACCAGCTGGGCCAGGAGAGCTGGGTCAAAGCCCTGCTCACAGCCAGCCACTGCTACCTTTCACTGCTGGTCAGAGACCTGGGGAAGCAGTACGAAGGTGagtgtgtggagaaagtgtggtgtgtgtgtgtgtattgttgta is a window encoding:
- the LOC118372883 gene encoding sesquipedalian-1-like isoform X2, whose product is MKIHEKILTHYLSCTSPIDKEGYLYKKKERTSSYQRRWFVLKANLLFYQERPADRDLLWVIVLEGSAVQRCESEGGLFAFSMVFRGSGLKTYRLAAEDQLGQESWVKALLTASHCYLSLLVRDLGKQYEGPERREGGSHSASNLLQAPPIPSNVINKRSPKHWPKRNAHVTPINGPAPPYGEWPQVDFDPLEDFTKLHDYYGEEVKQLRADSLRRRQEEEEHLEEDLIDLSEH